A window of Shewanella mesophila contains these coding sequences:
- a CDS encoding SDR family oxidoreductase — translation MEKVLLIGSTGLLGSALSAYLKSFYQYDVYGLSRQSANADIQLDISNTADALVFLAELEPDYIVNLAAITDVEACQRNLNLAYRVNCKIAENLSLYAVRFSKKPVFIIHISTDHFYDEEGDSKESNIVMLNNYAITKYCAEKSLPIKQSVILRTNFLGRSHVSSTPSLTDSMYARYLSGSDIKLFNDVFISPLSIKRLCNVILVCLQKKIPGTYNVGSKEGTSKEAIVINFFRWLGIKDFKYESISIDSLPQLTVRPKDMRMDVNAFEKAYNYILPNLNDEIREIADEYKTSDIKCD, via the coding sequence GTGGAAAAGGTATTATTAATCGGTAGTACAGGGTTGCTAGGTAGTGCTTTGTCTGCTTATCTTAAATCATTTTATCAATATGATGTTTACGGATTGAGCCGACAATCAGCTAATGCTGATATTCAATTGGATATTAGCAACACTGCAGACGCATTGGTTTTTTTGGCGGAGTTAGAACCGGATTATATTGTTAATTTGGCTGCTATAACTGATGTGGAAGCATGTCAAAGAAATTTAAATTTAGCATATAGAGTTAATTGTAAAATTGCTGAAAATTTATCTTTGTATGCTGTGAGGTTTTCTAAAAAACCTGTATTTATAATTCATATCTCTACTGATCATTTTTATGATGAAGAGGGTGATTCGAAAGAAAGTAATATTGTTATGCTAAATAACTATGCAATAACAAAATATTGTGCGGAAAAATCACTTCCTATTAAACAGTCTGTTATTTTAAGAACTAATTTTTTAGGGCGTTCACATGTTAGCTCAACGCCAAGTTTAACCGATAGTATGTATGCAAGATATCTTTCAGGTAGCGATATTAAACTTTTTAATGATGTTTTTATCTCACCATTATCGATAAAGAGATTATGTAATGTAATTTTAGTGTGTTTACAGAAAAAGATTCCTGGAACATATAATGTAGGCTCGAAAGAAGGCACAAGTAAAGAAGCTATAGTTATCAATTTTTTTAGATGGTTAGGTATTAAAGATTTTAAATATGAAAGCATATCTATAGATAGCTTGCCTCAGCTTACAGTTAGGCCTAAAGATATGAGAATGGATGTTAATGCTTTTGAAAAGGCCTATAATTATATATTGCCAAATTTAAACGATGAAATTAGAGAAATAGCAGATGAGTATAAAACGTCAGATATCAAGTGTGATTGA
- the pseB gene encoding UDP-N-acetylglucosamine 4,6-dehydratase (inverting), translated as MFDNKSILITGGTGSFGQKYTKTILERYKPKRLIILSRDELKQYEMQQIYNAPCMRYFLGDVRDADRMMQALNGVDYVIHAAAIKQVPAAEYNPMECIKTNIYGAENVIKAAIANNVTKVIALSTDKAASPINLYGATKLASDKLFVAANNMVGKGKTRFAVVRYGNVVGSRGSVVPFFKKLVNDGADYLPITHEEMTRFWITLQQGVDFVLKNFARMYGGEIFVPKIPSVHIKDLAKAYAPDLETKIIGIRPGEKLHEIMCPADDSHLTLEFEDHFVICPSIKFYNDEHSYTRNLIDEVGTPVDQGTEYHSGKNPDFLSVEQILAFDKLAEL; from the coding sequence ATGTTTGACAATAAATCGATTCTTATTACAGGCGGTACTGGTTCATTTGGCCAGAAATATACTAAGACTATATTGGAGCGCTATAAACCAAAGCGATTGATTATTTTATCTCGTGATGAGCTCAAGCAGTATGAGATGCAACAGATTTATAATGCGCCTTGTATGCGATATTTTTTAGGTGACGTCAGAGATGCTGACCGCATGATGCAAGCGTTAAATGGGGTCGATTATGTCATTCATGCGGCAGCAATCAAACAGGTTCCTGCTGCTGAATATAATCCTATGGAGTGCATCAAAACGAATATTTATGGCGCTGAAAATGTCATTAAAGCGGCCATCGCGAACAATGTGACTAAAGTTATCGCGTTATCTACTGATAAGGCTGCATCTCCTATTAATTTATATGGAGCAACTAAATTAGCATCGGATAAACTATTTGTTGCTGCCAATAATATGGTGGGTAAAGGCAAAACACGTTTTGCTGTTGTGCGTTATGGTAACGTCGTAGGCTCTCGCGGTTCTGTTGTGCCATTCTTTAAGAAGCTAGTTAATGATGGGGCTGATTACTTACCAATAACTCATGAAGAGATGACTCGTTTTTGGATAACGCTTCAACAGGGAGTCGATTTTGTATTAAAGAATTTTGCACGTATGTATGGTGGAGAGATTTTTGTACCCAAAATACCTTCTGTACATATTAAAGACCTAGCTAAAGCCTATGCTCCGGATTTAGAGACTAAGATCATTGGAATCCGTCCAGGTGAAAAGTTGCATGAAATTATGTGTCCAGCAGATGACTCTCATTTAACGCTTGAATTTGAAGATCATTTTGTGATCTGTCCTAGTATTAAATTTTATAACGATGAACATTCTTATACGCGTAATTTAATTGATGAGGTTGGTACACCTGTTGACCAAGGTACAGAGTACCATTCAGGTAAGAACCCAGATTTTCTTTCTGTTGAGCAAATTTTAGCGTTTGATAAGTTAGCAGAACTGTAG
- a CDS encoding N-acetylneuraminate synthase family protein — protein MSIKRQISSVIEIGKRVITRESSPYFIADIGANHNGDLQRAKELIYLAAEAGADAAKFQHFKADTIVSKVGFEALNGQSSHQAKWKKSVYEVYKDASISTDWTAELVAACQDAGVDFFTSPYSLDLVDYIDQYVSCYKVGSGDITWLEIIEYMAKKNKPMLLACGASSMDEVVAAVDAVLLHQGQLAIMQCNTNYTASIENFKYINLNVLKTLGAMYPDAILGLSDHTPGHATVLGAIALGANVIEKHFTDNNDLEGPDHKFAMNPSAWRTMVDVSQELHLALGNGIKKVEDNERETVVLQRRSIRLKHSLKQGHTIAAQDVEFLRPCPKDALAPYEVNLVIGKKLIQALPAGAHIKWNYLK, from the coding sequence ATGAGTATAAAACGTCAGATATCAAGTGTGATTGAAATCGGAAAGCGAGTTATTACTCGTGAATCTTCTCCTTATTTTATTGCCGATATCGGGGCTAACCATAACGGTGATTTGCAGCGTGCAAAAGAGTTGATTTATCTCGCAGCAGAAGCTGGTGCTGATGCCGCTAAGTTTCAACATTTCAAAGCTGACACTATTGTTAGTAAGGTGGGCTTTGAAGCACTTAACGGGCAGTCCTCTCATCAAGCTAAATGGAAGAAGTCAGTCTATGAAGTGTATAAAGATGCCTCAATTTCTACTGATTGGACTGCGGAGTTGGTGGCAGCATGTCAAGATGCAGGTGTAGATTTCTTCACGAGCCCTTACTCGTTAGATTTGGTTGACTATATCGATCAGTATGTCTCTTGTTATAAAGTCGGATCTGGTGATATTACCTGGTTGGAAATCATCGAATACATGGCCAAGAAAAATAAGCCTATGTTACTCGCATGCGGGGCGTCTTCTATGGATGAAGTGGTTGCAGCTGTCGACGCGGTACTATTACACCAAGGCCAACTTGCCATAATGCAGTGCAACACCAACTACACCGCCTCAATAGAGAATTTTAAGTATATTAATCTCAATGTACTTAAGACTCTAGGAGCCATGTATCCTGATGCGATTTTGGGATTAAGCGATCACACTCCTGGACACGCTACGGTGTTAGGAGCAATTGCATTGGGTGCCAATGTTATTGAAAAACACTTTACTGACAATAATGATCTAGAAGGTCCTGATCATAAGTTTGCCATGAACCCAAGCGCATGGCGTACGATGGTAGATGTATCACAAGAGTTACATTTAGCCCTAGGCAATGGGATTAAAAAAGTTGAAGATAATGAACGTGAAACAGTGGTGCTGCAGCGCCGTTCAATTCGATTAAAGCATTCGCTTAAGCAAGGACATACTATAGCTGCGCAGGATGTAGAATTTTTAAGACCTTGCCCAAAAGACGCATTAGCGCCATATGAAGTTAACCTTGTGATTGGTAAAAAACTCATTCAGGCATTACCCGCAGGGGCACATATAAAGTGGAATTATCTAAAGTAG
- the pseF gene encoding pseudaminic acid cytidylyltransferase — translation MKPKVLAIIPARGGSKRIKRKNIKPFLGQEIIAYPIKAILESGVVNRLVVSTDDKEIACAAKKFGADVPFMRSAQNADDFATTFDVVEEVITQLEEKYDYVYCVYPTSVFVTSDLIRDALTALNTNPSATSIVTCVAYSNPIQRSLSCKDGYLQSNHPEFYNTRSQDLPKNYSDAGQLYLFKPDVVLQSKRLITDKCLPLELDESRTQDIDSEVDWALAELKYSYMVN, via the coding sequence ATGAAACCTAAGGTACTCGCTATTATTCCTGCAAGAGGAGGTAGCAAACGAATAAAACGAAAGAATATTAAGCCGTTTTTAGGGCAAGAAATTATTGCTTATCCTATTAAGGCTATTTTGGAGTCTGGTGTGGTAAATAGATTAGTTGTTTCTACAGATGATAAAGAGATAGCTTGTGCCGCCAAGAAGTTTGGCGCAGATGTCCCCTTCATGAGAAGTGCTCAAAATGCGGATGATTTTGCAACTACTTTTGATGTCGTTGAAGAGGTTATTACACAATTAGAAGAAAAATATGATTACGTATACTGTGTCTATCCAACATCGGTATTTGTAACCAGTGATTTAATTAGAGATGCGCTTACTGCACTAAATACAAACCCTAGTGCTACTAGTATTGTTACTTGTGTTGCTTATTCTAATCCAATTCAACGTTCGTTATCTTGTAAGGATGGATATCTTCAATCCAATCATCCTGAGTTTTATAATACACGATCCCAAGATTTGCCTAAAAACTATTCAGATGCTGGTCAGTTATACCTATTTAAACCAGATGTTGTTTTACAAAGCAAAAGGTTAATTACCGATAAGTGTTTGCCACTGGAGCTAGATGAAAGCCGGACTCAGGACATAGATAGCGAAGTTGACTGGGCGCTTGCTGAGCTTAAATATAGCTATATGGTTAATTAA